In one Gemmatimonadaceae bacterium genomic region, the following are encoded:
- a CDS encoding LLM class flavin-dependent oxidoreductase, with amino-acid sequence MKKIGFLSFGHWTPSRPSVARSARDVLQQSIELAVAAEQLGADGSYFRVHHFAQQLGSPFPLLAAVAARTSRIEIGTAVIDMRYENPFYMVENAGSADLISNGRLQLGISRGSPEQVIEGWRHFGYTPPEGGTDADLGRRHAEVFLDLLRGEGFAKPNPRPMFPNPPGLLRLEPHSPGLRDRIWWGSASNATAIWAAQHGMNLQSSTLKEDESGEPFHVQQARQIRIFRQAWTDAGHTREPRVSVSRSIFALMNDRDRAYFGRDESSDQIGILDNMRAIFGRSYAAEPDVLVEALRGDEAIALADTLLLTVPNTLGVEYNAHVIESILTHVAPALGWR; translated from the coding sequence ATGAAAAAGATCGGATTCCTGTCCTTCGGTCATTGGACACCGTCGCGCCCATCGGTCGCGCGATCGGCGCGCGATGTCCTTCAGCAATCGATCGAGCTCGCCGTTGCGGCGGAACAACTCGGCGCGGACGGCTCGTACTTTCGCGTGCATCACTTTGCCCAGCAGCTCGGGTCTCCTTTTCCGCTTCTCGCGGCCGTCGCTGCCCGGACGAGTCGCATCGAGATCGGAACGGCGGTCATCGACATGCGGTACGAGAACCCGTTCTACATGGTCGAGAACGCGGGCTCGGCCGATCTGATCAGCAATGGCCGTCTCCAGCTCGGCATCAGCCGAGGCTCGCCGGAACAAGTCATCGAAGGCTGGCGTCACTTCGGCTACACGCCGCCCGAAGGGGGAACCGACGCGGACCTGGGTCGGCGTCATGCGGAAGTCTTTCTCGATCTGCTGCGCGGCGAAGGATTCGCCAAACCCAATCCTCGACCCATGTTTCCCAATCCGCCCGGGCTGCTTCGCCTCGAGCCCCATTCCCCCGGACTCCGCGATCGCATCTGGTGGGGATCGGCGTCTAACGCAACCGCTATCTGGGCCGCGCAGCATGGGATGAACCTCCAAAGCTCCACCCTCAAGGAAGACGAATCGGGCGAACCCTTTCACGTCCAGCAGGCCCGCCAGATCCGCATCTTCCGGCAAGCCTGGACCGACGCCGGGCATACACGCGAGCCGCGCGTCTCGGTGTCCCGCTCGATTTTCGCGCTCATGAACGACCGCGACCGCGCCTACTTCGGCCGCGATGAGTCGAGCGATCAGATCGGGATCCTCGACAACATGCGCGCCATCTTCGGCCGGTCGTATGCGGCCGAGCCGGACGTGCTGGTGGAAGCGTTGCGGGGCGATGAGGCCATCGCTCTAGCCGACACCCTCCTCCTCACCGTGCCTAACACGCTCGGCGTCGAGTACAACGCGCACGTGATCGAGTCGATCCTGACGCACGTGGCGCCCGCGCTGGGCTGGCGATAG
- a CDS encoding Ig-like domain-containing protein: MPGLSRFAAIAAAAWFAFATAACSSSTSPNGPVGSVKVSPSVDTVAVGKTTALQATVTSPGGQTISGQRVFWNTGNASVGTVSDAGVVTGRAQGTVQIAASAGGASGISTITVLPPRVASVSVSPGRDTIVLPGSAQLTATPFDENHEPLAGRTVAWNSKSPNVATVNASGLVTGVAAGAATITATSDGQSASAVVVVHAPVAVTVMITPASATLTVGKSTTLTAKVKDERGRVIQGAPIAWTSATPSAATVSAEGVVKAVGAGAAIITARSGNASGSAAIVTVAAPKPAPAPAPPPAPAPAPAPKPPPDPKHKPSPPPPAPKPAPNPKPPPGSGHH; the protein is encoded by the coding sequence ATGCCAGGTCTGTCCCGTTTCGCCGCAATCGCCGCTGCCGCGTGGTTCGCGTTCGCGACCGCGGCGTGCAGCTCGAGCACGTCGCCTAACGGACCGGTGGGGTCGGTGAAGGTCTCGCCCTCCGTCGACACCGTCGCGGTCGGCAAGACCACCGCCCTGCAGGCAACGGTGACGAGCCCGGGCGGCCAGACCATCTCCGGCCAACGAGTTTTCTGGAACACTGGAAACGCGTCAGTGGGAACGGTGTCCGACGCCGGCGTCGTGACCGGCCGCGCGCAGGGGACCGTGCAGATCGCCGCGAGCGCCGGCGGCGCGTCCGGCATTTCGACCATCACGGTGCTCCCGCCGCGCGTGGCGTCGGTGTCGGTGTCTCCGGGCCGCGACACCATCGTGCTGCCCGGTAGCGCACAACTGACCGCGACGCCGTTCGACGAGAACCATGAGCCGCTCGCCGGCCGGACGGTGGCGTGGAACAGCAAGTCGCCTAACGTCGCCACGGTGAATGCCAGTGGACTCGTCACCGGCGTGGCGGCCGGCGCAGCCACCATCACCGCGACCAGCGACGGGCAGTCCGCGAGCGCCGTGGTCGTCGTGCACGCGCCCGTCGCCGTGACCGTCATGATCACACCGGCTTCTGCCACGCTCACCGTGGGTAAGAGCACCACGTTGACTGCCAAGGTGAAGGACGAGAGAGGCCGCGTGATCCAGGGCGCGCCGATCGCGTGGACCTCGGCGACGCCGTCGGCGGCGACCGTGTCCGCCGAGGGCGTCGTGAAAGCGGTCGGCGCGGGCGCCGCAATCATCACGGCAAGAAGTGGCAACGCGTCCGGGAGCGCGGCCATTGTTACCGTTGCGGCGCCGAAGCCTGCGCCTGCTCCCGCGCCGCCGCCGGCACCGGCACCGGCACCGGCACCGAAGCCGCCGCCTGACCCGAAGCATAAACCTTCGCCGCCGCCGCCCGCACCCAAGCCAGCGCCTAACCCGAAACCGCCGCCGGGTTCAGGCCACCACTAG